One Thermoproteales archaeon genomic window, TGCTTACGCAAATAGCTAAAGCCTTACTGGTTTATTATTTGGCACCTTTATTTGTTATCATATTTTCGACAATATACCTTAAAGAAAGGCCTAGAGCCAGAACAATCTTTTTAGCTGTTATGGCTTTTTTAGGTTTCTTAACGATAATATGTGAGGATATAGGTGATTTTAATCAGAATGATATGCTTGGTGTGTTTTTCGCTTTTTTAGCTTCCTTACTATATGCTACAGTTACAATACTTGGGAGATACTTGAGAAGCTTCCAGCCTTTATCGCTAACCTTTTTCCAATTAGCTTTTGCAACATTATCTCTATCTCCTTTCATGATACTTTATGGTCAATTCGTAATTAGCTTACAATCAATCGCCGTTGTGATGGTAATTGCTCTAGTTCACACAATTTTAGCTTTATTGATATACATGGATGCGCTTAGAGAAGTTGAAGCCAGTCGCGTAGCCTTGTTAAGTTATCTTGATCCTTTAAGTGCAATTGTATACGCGTTAGTGATTTTCGGCGAAATACCCAGCTTTCATACGATGATCGGAGGTTTTTTAATTCTCGCTTCCTCTATATGCAACATATATTATAAATCAAGAAAAGTCTAAAGCACTAATACCAAGGCCACGATAACAGATCCATAATATCCGAGGGGGATTTTAAGCTCTTCTATGCGATAATTTAGGCTTTTTATTTTTAGATTTCTAATATCTGCCATTTCCATAACCTTATTTTTCAACTGAACCTTTAAATCCTCGCTTGACGAACCATGACCTTCCACGACAAGGCCAAAATCATTCGTTCTAGCCCATGCAAGGCCTGCAGATATTTCCTCGCCTCCTTCTCCATCTTGCCTAGCCATTATAACAAACGTTATTTCTCCTGCTTCTATCTGCATGGGAGAAATTTCCTCTATATCGCGTGGTAGAATCGAAGAAACTGGAACAAGATTGCATTGCGATATACCTGCCTCTTTTAATGCCATATCAAAAGCATTTAACTTAGATACTTTACTTAGTCCTTTGCCTCCCACTACAAAAAACTTTTTCGGCTTAAGTCCCGTTTTCATCAGCCGCACTCCCTGAAATTGTTGTAGTATACTCTACCATCTTCTATTTAAACATATAAGTTTCTTTATCATAATAAAATCTACTTGCTAAATCGTTTGGTTTACGAGGAAGAAAATATATGGCAACAGCAAAATCGAGAGGTTACTATGTAGAGAGAAAACTTGTCCAATTTCTCTCCAAGAAAAAAGGTAACTACGTTTTCAGAATCCCCGTAAGCGGTAGTAGAGCTCCCGTAAAATCGGATGTAGCTTTTCCAGACGTTTTTTTAGTTAATAATCGCGAAGATAGAATTGTTGCATTTGAAGTGAAAGGTACGTCTAAAAATAAGATTAGAGTCAGGAAGGAACAGATTTCTAAGCTGTACCGTTTCCTCGAACCATTCAAAAAATATAAGAGGCGCGAAGCCGTTGTAGCCGTATGGTTTTTCAAACACGGTAGGTGGGTTTTTAAGTCTATAGATACTAACGTTCTAGTAGAAGATTTGATAGTGTCGGTAGACGACGAATCTACTTGGCAACCCTGACTTAACAAAACTTTAGATTCATCCTCGTAGCCTATTACCGCATTTGTTACAATAATTAGCTTCTAGCGGTACTTGCTCCCCACAGTAAATACAGATTTTTTTACCCCATAATATATATTCATAGACAGTGTTCTTCATGGCTATACCGTATAAAAGCCATTGAATAGCCGATGACGCAGCTAAAATGTAGGATACCAAATTGAGATAGGTGTTTAAGTAATTAGCTGAAAAAGA contains:
- a CDS encoding EamA family transporter, whose translation is MKGEYKAIISMLIWGSVGIFARFSELDGLSLAFYRVLFSSVFFLVFYLIKDRERLLYSFNEAIDKIKHISLIGIALGFNWVFFFYAVMLTQIAKALLVYYLAPLFVIIFSTIYLKERPRARTIFLAVMAFLGFLTIICEDIGDFNQNDMLGVFFAFLASLLYATVTILGRYLRSFQPLSLTFFQLAFATLSLSPFMILYGQFVISLQSIAVVMVIALVHTILALLIYMDALREVEASRVALLSYLDPLSAIVYALVIFGEIPSFHTMIGGFLILASSICNIYYKSRKV
- a CDS encoding pyruvoyl-dependent arginine decarboxylase gives rise to the protein MKTGLKPKKFFVVGGKGLSKVSKLNAFDMALKEAGISQCNLVPVSSILPRDIEEISPMQIEAGEITFVIMARQDGEGGEEISAGLAWARTNDFGLVVEGHGSSSEDLKVQLKNKVMEMADIRNLKIKSLNYRIEELKIPLGYYGSVIVALVLVL
- a CDS encoding zinc ribbon domain-containing protein encodes the protein MLISFLGFISINTLILSPVYFLSIAALTIAGYQGFDCINEGFRQLFARKKYFAIIIPYVLASFFLIIIFSFSANYLNTYLNLVSYILAASSAIQWLLYGIAMKNTVYEYILWGKKICIYCGEQVPLEANYCNKCGNRLRG